In Sulfuritortus calidifontis, the sequence CCGATCATCGAGATCATGTCGGTCAACTTCGCCTGGCTGGCGATGGACCAGATCTTCAACAGCGCGGCCAAGGTGCGCTACATGTCCGGCGGCCAGTTGACCGCCCCGATCGTGGTCCGCTCCGCCGGCGGGGCCGCCCATCAGCTCGGCGCCCAGCACTCGGCCCGGATGGAGAAGGTGTTCATGGGCATCGCCGGCCTGCGCGTGGTGACCCCGTCCAACCCCAAGCAGGCCTATGGTCTGCTCAAATCCGCCGTGCGCTCGCCCGACCCGGTCTACATCAACGAGCATGAGTTGATGTACAACATGAAGGGCGAAGTGCCGGACGAGGAATACTTCCACCCGCTGGAGGGTTCCGAGGTCACCCGGCCGGGCACCGACGTCACCCTGTTTGGCTACAACATCTCCGTGCACTGGTGCCTGAAGGCGGCCGAGATCCTGGCCAAGCAGTACAACATCAGCGCCGAGGTGGTTGACCTCTACGCCTTGGCGCCGCTCGACCGCGAAGGCATCAAGAAGTCGGTGGCCAAGACCCACAAGGCGGTGATCGCCGAGGAAGACGAGGCCCCGTGCGGCGTCGGCTCCGAGGTCATGGCCATCATCAACGAAGAATGCTTCTGGGAACTGGATGCCCCGCCGGTGCGCGTGCACTCCGCCCTGGTGCCCCAGCCCTACGCGCACAACCTGGAGAAGGCCACCATCCCGAATCACGAGGATGTCGTGAAGGCCGTGCTCAAGCTGTTTGGCAAAGCCTGAGAAGTCGGCAGCAGTCAGTTGGCAGAAATCTCGCAGCCGACTGCTCACTGCAAACTGCCAACTCATTAAGCCTGACGGATCAAAATCTATGTCCCAACACTACGCAATCACCATGCCCCAGCTCTCGGACACCATGACCGAGGGCGTGGTGGTCACCTGGGAAAAGCAGCCCGGCGACCGCGTCGAGCGCGGTGACATCGTCGCCACGGTCGAGACCGACAAGGCCATCATGGACGTGGAGGTGTTCAAGGCCGGTTATCTGGCCGGCCCCCTGGCCGAGATCGGCAGCACCGTCCCGGTCGGCGCCGCCATGGCCTACATCACCGACACCCAAGGCGATCTGGCCATCGCCGCCGGGGAGGTGGTCACCGAGCAGGCCCCGTCGGAGATGATCCCGCATCATGCCGGCACGCCCATCGTCATGCCCCAGCTGTCGGACACCATGACCGAAGGCATCGTGGTGACCTGGGAAAAGGCCATCGGCGACAAGATCAAGCGCGGCGACATCGTCGCCACGGTCGAGACCGACAAGGCGATCATGGACGTCGAGGTGTTCAACGAGGGCATCCTGTCCGGTCCGCTGGCCGATGTCGGCAGCACCATCGAGGTCGGCCACCCCATGGCCTTCATCGTGCAGGACAAGGGCCAGGTCAACGACACCGTGGCCACCGTCTCGGCCGAGCACAAGGTGGTCGAAACCCATCACGTGAAGCCGGGCGAAAAGATTCAGGCCGCGCCGAAGCCGGCTGCCGCCCCTGCCCCCGCTCTGCGCAGCGACGCCAAACCGGCAGCCCGTCCGCAAGGCCGCAAGGCCAGCCCGCTGGCACGCAAGCTCGCCGGCCAGATGGGCGTGGACCTGGACGGCGTCGCCGCCAGCGGTCCCGAGGGCGCCATCGTCGCCGACGACGTGCAGCGGGCGCGGCCGTCGATGAAGGAAGTGGCGCACAGCCTGCCGCAGGTCGACGTGCCGGGCGAAGGCCGGCCGATGACCTCGATGGAGAAGGCCGTCTCGCACGCGATGACCGCATCGCTGACGCTGCCGACCTTCAACGTCACCATGAACATCGACACGGCCAAGCTCACCGCCGCCGCCAAAGCGCGCAAGGTGTCGGTCACCGTGGCGATCGCCAAGGCCTGTTCCGTGGCCATGGCCAAGTTCCCGCGCATGAACTGGGCCTACCAGCCCATGGACAAGCTGGTCGAGCGCGGCAACCACGACTTCGGCATCGCCGTGAAATCGGACGATGGCGGCCTGGTGGTGCCCATCATCAGCGGCATCGAGGCCAAGAGCCTGGAACAGATGCAGGCCGACTGGAACGACCTGGTGCCACGCGCCCGCATCCGCAAGCTGGCGCCCAAGGAATTCGCCAACCCCACCTTCACCATCTCCAACATGGGGATGTTCGGGGTGACCCATTTCACCGCGATCCCGACCCCGGGCATCGCCGCCATCCTGGCCATCGCCGCCAACGGCCCGCAGGGCACGCCGTTCACCATCACCGGTGACCACCGCGTGCTCAATGGCGCCGACGTCGCCGCCTATCTGGCCGAGCTGAAGCAGGTGATCGAGGCGCCCGAAGCCTGGATGGCCGGTGCCGGCAGCGTGGCTGCGGCCGCTCCGGCCGTGTCGCCCATCCCCGAGGGCAACTGGGACGTGCAGGTCGCCGTGATCGGCGGCGGCCCCGGCGGCGAGGACTGCGCCCGCGACCTGGTCGAGCACGGCATCAAGGTCGCCATGATCAACAACGCCCCCTTCCCCGGCGGCGAGTGCCTGTGGCGCGGCTGCATCCCGTCCAAGGCCTGGCGCCATGCGGCCGACATCATCCGCGACCGCGCGCATGATGCCGACAAGGGCGTGACCGGCACCGACAAGCCGAAGATGGTTTGGGAGACCCTGGAGCAGCACCGCAAGAGCATCCTGCAGACCCGGGGTGAACTGGCACTGAAGACCGACAAGGGCGTCAAGATCGACGTGCGCGAGGGCTTCGCCTCCTTCGTCGACGCCCACACCCTGAAGATCGTCGGCCCCGACGGCAAGGAATCGACCCTCACCTTCGGCGCCGCGGTGATCGCCACCGGCGCCCCGCCCTTCGTACCGCCCATCCCGGGCGCGCGCGAGTGCCTGGAGACCGGCGGCGTCATCACCTCCGACACCGTGTGGAACCTGCCCAAGCCGCCCAAGAAGCTGGGCATCGTCGGCGGCGGCGTGAT encodes:
- a CDS encoding alpha-ketoacid dehydrogenase subunit beta, whose protein sequence is MAEIMYWEAIQRAHDEEMARDPLVICMGEDIGVAGGTYKATKGLYEKYGPLRVMDTPISENGYTGLGVGASFLGVKPIIEIMSVNFAWLAMDQIFNSAAKVRYMSGGQLTAPIVVRSAGGAAHQLGAQHSARMEKVFMGIAGLRVVTPSNPKQAYGLLKSAVRSPDPVYINEHELMYNMKGEVPDEEYFHPLEGSEVTRPGTDVTLFGYNISVHWCLKAAEILAKQYNISAEVVDLYALAPLDREGIKKSVAKTHKAVIAEEDEAPCGVGSEVMAIINEECFWELDAPPVRVHSALVPQPYAHNLEKATIPNHEDVVKAVLKLFGKA
- a CDS encoding FAD-dependent oxidoreductase translates to MSQHYAITMPQLSDTMTEGVVVTWEKQPGDRVERGDIVATVETDKAIMDVEVFKAGYLAGPLAEIGSTVPVGAAMAYITDTQGDLAIAAGEVVTEQAPSEMIPHHAGTPIVMPQLSDTMTEGIVVTWEKAIGDKIKRGDIVATVETDKAIMDVEVFNEGILSGPLADVGSTIEVGHPMAFIVQDKGQVNDTVATVSAEHKVVETHHVKPGEKIQAAPKPAAAPAPALRSDAKPAARPQGRKASPLARKLAGQMGVDLDGVAASGPEGAIVADDVQRARPSMKEVAHSLPQVDVPGEGRPMTSMEKAVSHAMTASLTLPTFNVTMNIDTAKLTAAAKARKVSVTVAIAKACSVAMAKFPRMNWAYQPMDKLVERGNHDFGIAVKSDDGGLVVPIISGIEAKSLEQMQADWNDLVPRARIRKLAPKEFANPTFTISNMGMFGVTHFTAIPTPGIAAILAIAANGPQGTPFTITGDHRVLNGADVAAYLAELKQVIEAPEAWMAGAGSVAAAAPAVSPIPEGNWDVQVAVIGGGPGGEDCARDLVEHGIKVAMINNAPFPGGECLWRGCIPSKAWRHAADIIRDRAHDADKGVTGTDKPKMVWETLEQHRKSILQTRGELALKTDKGVKIDVREGFASFVDAHTLKIVGPDGKESTLTFGAAVIATGAPPFVPPIPGARECLETGGVITSDTVWNLPKPPKKLGIVGGGVIGVEMAQIWRDFGADILMLEAKDRILAEIEEEIAKQLTAILNEEFKVVTSAKITEISGKPGKMTIKYSDAEGKADEYTCDYVLMATGKRPDTAKLNLEAVGVALDGAAIKVDASCRTNVPHIYAVGDVIGGYMLAHTAATQGRVAAHNLSGHALQYNQDLDCGVTFSRPEAGFVGLSLAQAKAKGIDAVEAKMPMSIDAKAMIALETHGMIKLVADKASQKIIGVHFLADHTDTLIGAAVMMVSGGMTLTQVAQAIFPHPTQTELFGELARRLLSRLRRTAKK